Proteins from a genomic interval of Brachyhypopomus gauderio isolate BG-103 unplaced genomic scaffold, BGAUD_0.2 sc54, whole genome shotgun sequence:
- the wnt11f2 gene encoding protein Wnt-11 has translation MRRCTDLVVFLWVFLTHTGTCTGIYWLGLTVNGSAVKWDQTQHCKLLDELVPAQQQLCKRNLELMHSVVHAARLTKVACQSAFSDMRWNCSSIEHAPHFAPDLLKGTRESAFVFSLSSAVLSHSISRACASGELPSCSCAPAPAEQAAPDFRWGGCGDNVRYGLQMGSAFSDAALNVRRHGSLALKLMHLHNNEVGRQVLLDSVETRCKCHGVSGSCSIRTCWKALLGVAHVSQQLKVRYLAATKVVPRQAHGRRVLVPREMEVRPVLDTELVYLVSSPDYCTFNARHGSHGTVDRQCNKTASGSGSCGLMCCGRGYNTYREQVEERCHCRYHWCCYVTCKKCQRSVERYVCK, from the exons ATGAGACGCTGCACGgacctggttgtgtttttatggGTGTTTTTAACACACACCGGCACGTGCACGGGGATATACTGGCT CGGGTTGACGGTGAACGGCAGCGCGGTGAAGTGGGACCAGACCCAGCACTGCAAACTCCTGGACGAGCTCGTGCCCGCACAACAGCAGCTGTGCAAGCGGAACCTGGAGCTCATGCACAGCGTCGTGCACGCGGCCAGGCTGACCAAGGTCGCGTGCCAGAGCGCCTTCAGTGACATGCGCTGGAACTGCTCCAGCATCGAGCACGCGCCGCACTTCGCGCCCGATCTGCTTAAAG gtACTCGTGAGTCTGCGTTTGtgttctctctgtcctctgccGTGTTGAGTCACTCTATCTCACGTGCGTGTGCGTCGGGTGAACTGCCCAGCTGTTCGTGCGCCCCCGCACCAGCCGAGCAGGCCGCCCCGGACTTCCGCTGGGGGGGCTGTGGCGATAACGTGCGTTACGGTCTTCAGATGGGCTCCGCCTTCTCCGATGCGGCGCTGAACGTCAGACGCCACGGCTCGCTGGCGCTTAAACTCATGCACCTGCACAACAACGAGGTGGGGAGACAG GTCCTGCTGGACTCCGTGGAGACCAGGTGTAAGTGTCACGGTGTCTCGGGCTCCTGCTCCATCAGAACGTGCTGGAAGGCTCTGTTGGGCGTGGCCCACGTGTCCCAGCAGCTGAAGGTGCGCTACCTGGCCGCCACCAAGGTGGTTCCGAGGCAGGCCCACGGCCgcagggtcctagtgccccgGGAGATGGAGGTCCGGCCCGTGCTGGACACCGAGCTCGTCTACCTGGTGAGCTCACCTGACTACTGCACCTTCAACGCCAGGCACGGCTCACACGGCACCGTGGACAG GCAGTGCAATAAGACAGCCAGTGGGAGTGGCAGCTGTGGTTTGATGTGCTGTGGGCGGGGCTACAACACCTacagggagcaggtggaggagagatgccACTGCAGATACCACTGGTGCTGCTACGTCACCTGTAAGAAGTGCCAGCGCAGCGTGGAGCGATACGTCTGCAAGTGA